Proteins from one Flavobacterium sp. N2038 genomic window:
- a CDS encoding alpha-amylase family glycosyl hydrolase → MKKYTFLFLSLVYLTMSCSGSKSVTMNNENTSKTPFVWEGANVYFLLTDRFYNGDKSNDVNFNRTKTPGKLRGFEGGDIIGITKKIESGYFEKLGINAIWFTPIIEQIHDGVDEGTGLSYGFHGYWAKDWTALDPNFGTKEDLAKLVKKAHEKGIRIILDGVINHTGPVTPEDPVWPSDWVRTGVVCDYKSFENTTMCTLVDNLPDVRTESTQEVSIPPFLAEKWKKEGRYEKEIASLDEFFKRTNYPRTPKYYIIKWLTDYILEFGVDGYRGDTVKHTDENVWADFKKECNYAFETWKKQHPLEVLDQNSFYTIAEVYGYGISGGQEYDFGDRKVNYFQNGFNSMINFEFKWNAAQNDHEGLFSKYSNALNNELKGYSVLNYMSSHDDGQPFDANRVKGIEAGTKLLLSPGISQVYYGDESNRSLVIEGTNGDATLRSNMNWDDIQNNSETQKILLHWQKLGQFRRNHPAVGAGVHKLINPYPYTFSRTFTKGAFTDKVIMGVDLPKGRKELPVGDIFPNGTKLKDTYSNQNTEVIDGKVIIDSDFDIVLLEEI, encoded by the coding sequence ATGAAAAAATACACTTTCCTTTTTTTATCTTTAGTATACTTAACAATGAGTTGTTCTGGCTCAAAATCAGTTACAATGAATAACGAAAATACTTCGAAAACACCTTTCGTTTGGGAAGGAGCAAATGTTTATTTTTTACTTACAGATCGTTTTTACAACGGAGACAAATCAAACGACGTCAATTTCAACCGAACCAAAACTCCAGGAAAATTACGCGGATTTGAAGGCGGAGATATCATCGGAATCACCAAAAAAATTGAATCAGGATATTTTGAAAAATTAGGAATAAATGCCATTTGGTTTACGCCAATTATCGAACAGATTCACGACGGTGTTGATGAAGGAACCGGGCTTAGCTATGGCTTTCACGGTTATTGGGCAAAAGACTGGACGGCTCTCGATCCAAATTTTGGAACCAAAGAAGATTTAGCAAAACTGGTCAAAAAAGCACACGAAAAAGGTATCAGAATAATTCTTGACGGCGTTATCAATCATACGGGACCTGTAACTCCCGAAGATCCTGTTTGGCCTTCAGACTGGGTAAGAACGGGCGTTGTCTGCGATTACAAATCATTCGAAAACACTACAATGTGTACTTTGGTAGACAATCTTCCAGACGTTAGAACAGAAAGTACCCAGGAAGTTTCGATCCCTCCTTTTTTAGCTGAAAAATGGAAAAAAGAAGGCCGCTATGAAAAAGAAATTGCTTCGCTTGACGAATTCTTCAAAAGAACAAATTATCCAAGAACTCCCAAATATTACATTATAAAATGGCTGACAGATTATATTCTCGAATTCGGAGTTGACGGTTACAGAGGCGACACCGTAAAACATACGGACGAAAACGTTTGGGCCGATTTTAAAAAAGAGTGTAACTACGCATTTGAAACCTGGAAAAAACAGCATCCGTTGGAAGTTTTAGATCAAAATTCGTTTTACACCATTGCTGAAGTTTACGGTTATGGAATCAGTGGTGGACAAGAATATGATTTTGGAGACCGAAAAGTAAATTATTTCCAGAATGGTTTTAACAGCATGATCAATTTTGAATTTAAATGGAATGCTGCACAAAATGATCACGAAGGTCTATTCTCAAAATATTCAAATGCTTTGAACAATGAATTAAAAGGATATTCGGTTTTAAACTATATGTCTTCGCACGATGATGGTCAGCCTTTTGATGCCAATCGAGTAAAAGGTATTGAAGCAGGAACTAAATTATTGCTTTCTCCTGGAATATCTCAGGTTTATTATGGTGACGAATCTAATCGCTCTTTAGTAATTGAAGGTACAAATGGCGATGCCACTTTACGTTCAAATATGAATTGGGATGATATTCAGAACAATTCTGAAACTCAAAAAATACTTTTACACTGGCAGAAATTAGGCCAATTTAGACGAAATCATCCAGCCGTTGGAGCGGGTGTTCACAAACTAATTAATCCGTATCCATATACTTTTTCCAGAACATTTACCAAAGGTGCTTTTACAGACAAAGTAATCATGGGAGTAGATTTACCAAAAGGCAGAAAAGAACTTCCTGTTGGCGATATTTTCCCAAACGGAACAAAACTAAAAGACACTTACTCTAATCAAAATACAGAAGTCATTGACGGAAAAGTGATTATCGACAGTGATTTTGACATCGTTTTATTAGAAGAGATTTAA
- a CDS encoding glycerophosphodiester phosphodiesterase — translation MNVLKIAHRGAKAYEPENTLQAFQKALDLNSDGIELDVHLSSDGHIIVIHDETIDRTTDGKGLVNDFTLARLKSFLIDRKHQIPTLNEVFDLVDKKCLINIELKGLGTPSKVAQLIEEYISEKNWNYNHFIISSFDWNMLEETSNLNPNIPIGVLTEENLDIALAFAETINAKAIHPDFNLLNKENVSKIQEKGFLVLPWTVNSEEDIQKIKSYNVNGIISDNPDKI, via the coding sequence ATGAATGTTTTAAAGATCGCACATCGAGGCGCCAAAGCCTACGAACCTGAAAATACTTTACAAGCTTTTCAAAAAGCTTTAGACTTAAATTCAGACGGAATTGAACTCGACGTTCATTTGAGTTCGGATGGACATATAATCGTAATTCACGACGAAACCATCGACAGAACTACCGATGGAAAAGGTTTAGTAAATGATTTTACTTTAGCAAGATTGAAATCATTTTTAATCGATAGAAAACATCAAATCCCAACTCTAAACGAGGTTTTTGATTTGGTGGACAAAAAATGCCTGATCAATATCGAATTAAAAGGTTTAGGAACTCCCAGCAAAGTTGCTCAGCTTATTGAGGAATATATTTCAGAAAAAAACTGGAATTACAATCACTTCATCATTTCAAGTTTCGATTGGAATATGTTAGAAGAAACATCAAACCTAAACCCAAATATCCCAATTGGTGTTTTAACCGAAGAAAATCTTGATATCGCTTTGGCTTTCGCCGAAACCATAAACGCAAAGGCCATTCATCCAGATTTTAATTTATTGAATAAGGAGAATGTAAGCAAAATACAGGAAAAAGGATTCTTAGTTTTGCCTTGGACAGTAAACTCCGAAGAAGACATTCAAAAAATAAAAAGTTATAATGTAAACGGAATTATCTCTGATAATCCAGACAAAATATAA
- a CDS encoding NAD(P)/FAD-dependent oxidoreductase codes for MIKNFDIIIVGGGAAGFFTAINIAEKNPKLKIAILERGKEVLSKVRVSGGGRCNVTHACFEPNELVKFYPRGEKELRGPFHQFCSGDTIEWFEKHGVELKIEEDGRMFPVSNSSQTIIDCFLKATEKLGIKVLTGQSVQSIFKKENHWKIDTQSDNFAAEKLILATGSNPKIWEMLQQHGHAIVSPVPSLFTFNIKDSRIKELPGVAAQVTVNVKDTKLESTGPLLITHWGMSGPAILKLSAWGARILHDKNYQFTIFVNWLNDIDAEDAEKILKDLKQEHAKKAVSKKSPFDFPNRLWESLVLASGIDAETKWADLSKIQLQNLVSQLTKAEFKVNGKSTFKEEFVTAGGIDLKEINFKTMESKIHENLYFAGEIVNIDAITGGFNFQNAWTSGFILAQSI; via the coding sequence ATGATCAAAAATTTCGACATAATCATCGTTGGCGGAGGCGCTGCAGGTTTTTTTACTGCGATTAATATTGCAGAAAAAAATCCGAAACTTAAAATTGCCATTTTAGAAAGAGGAAAAGAAGTTCTTTCTAAAGTTCGTGTTTCCGGTGGTGGACGCTGTAACGTTACGCACGCTTGTTTTGAACCCAACGAGTTGGTTAAATTTTATCCGCGAGGCGAAAAAGAACTTCGTGGTCCGTTCCATCAATTCTGTTCCGGAGACACGATAGAATGGTTCGAAAAACATGGAGTTGAATTAAAAATTGAAGAAGACGGCAGAATGTTTCCGGTTTCAAATTCATCCCAAACCATCATTGATTGTTTTCTAAAAGCAACTGAAAAATTAGGCATAAAAGTACTGACGGGACAAAGTGTGCAATCGATTTTTAAAAAAGAAAATCATTGGAAAATTGATACGCAAAGTGATAATTTCGCTGCTGAAAAATTAATATTGGCAACGGGAAGTAATCCAAAAATCTGGGAAATGCTTCAGCAACACGGGCACGCGATTGTAAGTCCTGTTCCTTCCCTATTTACTTTCAACATTAAAGATTCCAGAATTAAAGAATTACCCGGCGTTGCGGCACAAGTTACTGTAAACGTAAAAGATACCAAACTAGAATCGACAGGCCCTTTGTTAATCACGCATTGGGGAATGAGCGGTCCGGCTATTTTAAAACTTTCGGCTTGGGGCGCACGTATTTTACACGATAAAAATTATCAGTTTACCATTTTCGTCAATTGGCTAAATGATATTGATGCCGAAGATGCCGAAAAAATCCTAAAAGACTTAAAACAGGAACACGCTAAAAAAGCAGTTTCAAAAAAATCTCCATTTGATTTTCCAAACCGTTTATGGGAAAGTTTGGTTTTGGCTTCGGGAATTGATGCAGAAACTAAATGGGCAGATTTATCTAAAATTCAATTACAGAATTTAGTCTCTCAACTTACAAAAGCCGAATTTAAAGTCAACGGAAAAAGCACCTTTAAGGAAGAATTTGTAACGGCCGGCGGAATTGATTTAAAAGAAATCAACTTTAAAACGATGGAAAGCAAAATTCACGAAAATCTTTATTTTGCAGGTGAAATTGTAAATATCGACGCTATTACTGGCGGATTTAATTTTCAGAATGCCTGGACAAGCGGGTTTATTCTGGCTCAAAGTATTTAA
- a CDS encoding HAD family hydrolase — protein MKFKGIIFDLDGTLVNSLHDISDAMNKVLTALNYPTHTYDTYQYFIGSGLRNLVSKALPAANSSDDEIESCFECMVEEYTKICTLKTKPYDGIVELLEKLTSQNIKMAVFSNKADELTKKIASEIFPKQFDTAIGLSTEELKKPNPFEALEIGKKWNLKPEEILFVGDSDIDMQTAVNANMFPVGVTWGYRTEDELKSSGAKAVINNASELIELF, from the coding sequence ATGAAATTCAAAGGAATTATTTTTGATTTAGACGGCACATTAGTCAATTCATTACATGACATCTCAGATGCGATGAATAAAGTACTTACCGCTTTAAATTATCCTACACATACTTACGACACTTATCAATATTTTATTGGGAGTGGTTTACGAAATCTGGTAAGTAAAGCTTTACCCGCTGCAAACAGTTCTGATGATGAAATTGAAAGTTGTTTTGAATGTATGGTTGAAGAATATACTAAAATCTGTACGCTGAAAACAAAACCTTATGACGGAATTGTTGAATTGCTTGAAAAACTGACTTCACAAAACATCAAAATGGCGGTTTTTTCTAACAAAGCCGATGAATTAACCAAGAAAATAGCATCTGAAATATTTCCAAAACAATTTGACACAGCGATTGGTTTAAGTACAGAAGAACTTAAAAAACCAAATCCGTTTGAGGCTTTAGAAATTGGCAAGAAATGGAATTTAAAACCCGAAGAAATTCTTTTTGTGGGTGATTCTGATATTGATATGCAGACGGCAGTAAATGCCAATATGTTTCCTGTTGGGGTTACTTGGGGTTATAGAACTGAAGATGAATTGAAATCAAGTGGGGCAAAAGCGGTTATTAACAATGCTTCGGAATTAATTGAATTATTCTAA
- a CDS encoding Crp/Fnr family transcriptional regulator gives MTKKYISLQKQIIAIASFSENEIETIASCFEYEKCPAKEFLSSMGKISNKIFFILNGLARVYYLKDGKEITTYLSCDDGFIASYSSFINQTQSFENIQCIEDCEVLSITFEKMQFLYREIPNWERVGRILAEQNYLCMADRVLKLQMIPAKEKYQTFLASSPPKIIQRTPLIYIASFLGITPESLSRIRQDIS, from the coding sequence TTGACAAAAAAATATATTTCACTACAAAAACAAATCATAGCAATTGCCTCTTTTTCTGAAAATGAAATTGAGACAATTGCTTCTTGTTTTGAATATGAGAAATGTCCGGCTAAAGAATTTCTTTCGTCAATGGGCAAAATCAGCAATAAGATTTTTTTTATTCTCAACGGATTGGCGAGAGTATATTATCTCAAAGATGGGAAAGAAATCACCACGTATTTAAGCTGCGATGACGGTTTTATTGCTTCATATTCCAGTTTTATCAATCAGACACAGTCTTTTGAGAACATTCAATGCATTGAAGATTGTGAAGTGCTTTCGATCACCTTCGAAAAAATGCAGTTTCTGTATCGCGAGATTCCAAATTGGGAACGTGTAGGAAGAATTCTGGCCGAACAAAACTACCTTTGTATGGCAGATCGTGTTTTAAAACTTCAAATGATTCCTGCCAAAGAAAAATACCAAACTTTTTTAGCATCCTCTCCACCCAAAATAATTCAGCGAACACCTTTAATTTATATCGCTTCATTTCTCGGAATTACTCCAGAATCACTGAGTAGAATCCGCCAGGATATTTCTTAA
- a CDS encoding MBL fold metallo-hydrolase, giving the protein MKNIAQDVYQIPLFPRNGINCYLIEDVLIDAGIRSSANTILKALKEKSISKHVLTHAHADHQGSSKTICETLQIPLLCSQPEKEFAENGNVITEYPNPNHIIPKFQKTFWAGKGHFVSQTLKEGDQIGGFTVIETPGHSRGHLSFFRDKDGVLIVGDVMTNMNLLTTKVGLHEPPHLFTADKKTNRKSILKLTSLKPKILCFGHGPVLFNNGELEEFIQNIK; this is encoded by the coding sequence ATGAAGAATATTGCCCAAGACGTTTACCAGATTCCGTTATTTCCACGCAACGGCATTAATTGTTATTTAATAGAAGATGTTTTAATCGATGCCGGAATTCGAAGTTCTGCCAATACAATTCTTAAGGCATTAAAAGAAAAATCAATTAGTAAACATGTCTTAACCCATGCACATGCCGATCATCAGGGCAGCAGTAAAACAATCTGTGAAACATTACAGATTCCTCTTCTCTGTAGTCAGCCTGAAAAAGAATTCGCAGAAAATGGAAATGTAATTACAGAATACCCCAATCCAAATCATATCATCCCAAAATTTCAGAAAACCTTCTGGGCAGGAAAAGGACATTTCGTTTCTCAAACTTTAAAAGAGGGAGACCAAATTGGCGGATTTACTGTAATTGAAACACCCGGGCACTCCAGAGGCCATTTATCTTTTTTCAGAGATAAAGACGGCGTTTTAATCGTTGGCGATGTTATGACCAATATGAATCTGCTCACAACAAAAGTGGGACTGCATGAACCACCACATTTATTTACTGCTGATAAAAAAACCAATAGAAAATCAATTTTAAAATTGACATCTCTAAAACCAAAAATACTCTGCTTTGGTCACGGACCTGTTTTATTTAATAATGGAGAATTGGAAGAGTTTATTCAAAATATCAAATGA
- a CDS encoding TspO/MBR family protein, protein MNKFVKIAIALIICLAVGYSASLVTRPSIETWYVMLEKPVFNPPNWIFMPVWTILYIFMAIAAALVWDKIKEQTEEVKKALLFFIIQLILNSIWSYLFFGLKNPMLALIEIVLLWLMIYETYLKFVKINKISGYLLIPYMVWVAFAAVLNASIWWLNK, encoded by the coding sequence ATGAATAAGTTCGTAAAAATCGCTATTGCATTAATTATTTGTTTAGCAGTTGGATATTCTGCAAGTTTAGTAACAAGACCAAGTATTGAAACTTGGTATGTAATGCTGGAAAAACCGGTTTTTAATCCGCCGAATTGGATTTTTATGCCAGTTTGGACTATTCTTTACATTTTTATGGCGATTGCTGCGGCTTTAGTCTGGGACAAGATAAAAGAGCAAACCGAAGAAGTTAAGAAGGCATTATTGTTCTTTATAATTCAATTGATTTTAAATTCGATTTGGTCATATCTATTCTTCGGATTGAAAAATCCGATGCTGGCTTTAATTGAAATCGTGCTTTTATGGCTGATGATTTACGAAACGTATTTAAAATTTGTCAAAATCAATAAAATTTCGGGTTATTTATTGATTCCATATATGGTGTGGGTTGCGTTTGCAGCAGTTTTGAACGCTAGTATTTGGTGGCTGAATAAATAG
- a CDS encoding diphosphomevalonate/mevalonate 3,5-bisphosphate decarboxylase family protein yields the protein MLTAADFIPNQYTSTIENGNFEWSAPSNIALVKYWGKKDNQIPANPSVSFTLNNCKTITKLAFSKKDNSTPLSETNSFSFDLLFEGKPKEDFKPKIQKFLERVEIYLPFLKEYHFTIDTQNTFPHSSGIASSASGMAALAMNFMSLEKLLNPEMTDDYFYQKASFLARLGSGSACRSVKGNVVVWGNQANIEGSTDLFGVEFPYAIHENFKNYQDTILLVDKGEKQVSSTVGHDLMHNHPYAERRFAQAHENLDKLVNIFESGDLVEFIKVVESEALTLHAMMMTSMPYFILMKPNTLQIINAIWKFRQETQIPVCFTLDAGANVHVLYPENVSEKVLQFIQDELVVFCQNGQYICDKIGSGSIAL from the coding sequence ATGTTAACAGCAGCTGATTTTATTCCAAATCAATATACTTCAACAATCGAAAACGGAAACTTTGAATGGAGCGCTCCAAGCAACATTGCATTAGTGAAATACTGGGGTAAAAAAGACAACCAGATTCCGGCAAATCCATCTGTAAGTTTTACACTAAACAATTGCAAAACAATTACAAAGCTGGCTTTTTCAAAAAAAGACAATTCGACTCCGCTCAGCGAGACAAATAGCTTTTCTTTTGATTTGCTTTTTGAAGGAAAACCTAAAGAAGATTTTAAACCAAAGATTCAGAAATTTTTAGAAAGAGTTGAAATTTATTTGCCGTTTTTGAAAGAATATCATTTTACAATTGACACTCAGAATACATTTCCACACAGTTCAGGAATTGCATCTTCGGCTTCAGGAATGGCGGCTTTGGCAATGAATTTTATGAGTTTAGAGAAATTATTAAATCCGGAAATGACAGATGATTATTTCTATCAAAAAGCCTCATTTTTGGCCCGTTTAGGTTCAGGAAGTGCCTGCCGAAGCGTAAAAGGAAATGTAGTTGTTTGGGGAAATCAAGCCAATATTGAAGGAAGCACCGATTTATTTGGTGTTGAATTTCCATATGCGATTCACGAAAATTTCAAGAACTATCAAGATACTATTTTATTAGTCGATAAAGGCGAAAAACAAGTTTCAAGTACTGTAGGACACGACTTAATGCATAATCATCCTTATGCTGAAAGACGTTTTGCTCAGGCACATGAAAATCTGGATAAACTAGTGAACATTTTTGAAAGCGGTGATTTAGTAGAATTCATAAAAGTTGTAGAAAGCGAAGCTTTGACGCTACATGCTATGATGATGACTTCAATGCCCTATTTTATTTTAATGAAGCCAAATACGCTGCAAATCATAAATGCAATCTGGAAATTTAGACAAGAAACCCAGATTCCAGTATGTTTTACACTTGATGCCGGTGCAAATGTACATGTACTTTATCCCGAAAACGTTAGCGAAAAAGTATTACAATTTATTCAGGACGAATTAGTTGTATTTTGTCAGAATGGTCAGTACATTTGCGACAAAATTGGAAGCGGATCAATTGCATTATAA
- a CDS encoding mevalonate kinase, which produces MKGPLFYSKILLFGEYGIIRDSKGLSIPYNFYNGALKKSEEPTAEAISSNKSLRSFASYLEVLHVQQPELVTFDLNTLKNDVETGMYFDSSIPQGYGVGSSGALVAAIYDKYAINKITVLENLTREKLLQLKNIFSQMESFFHGKSSGLDPLNSYLSIPILINSKDNIEATGIPTQSFDGKGAVFLLDSGIVGETAPMVNIFMENLKDKGFRTMLKNQFVKYTDACVENFLHGDMKSLFTNTKKLSKVVLNNFKPMIPEQFHGIWQHGIDTNDYYLKLCGSGGGGYILGFTEDLERAKASLKDYKLEVVYQF; this is translated from the coding sequence ATGAAAGGACCACTATTTTACTCAAAAATATTACTCTTTGGAGAATACGGAATTATCCGCGACTCTAAAGGACTTTCTATCCCTTATAATTTTTACAACGGTGCATTGAAGAAATCTGAAGAGCCAACGGCAGAAGCAATCTCTTCAAACAAAAGTTTAAGAAGTTTTGCTTCTTATCTTGAAGTACTTCATGTACAGCAACCGGAATTGGTTACTTTTGATTTGAACACGCTTAAAAACGATGTTGAAACCGGAATGTACTTTGATTCCAGTATTCCTCAAGGATATGGCGTTGGAAGCAGTGGTGCCCTCGTAGCAGCTATTTATGATAAATATGCTATTAACAAAATCACTGTTTTAGAAAATTTAACCCGCGAAAAGCTTTTACAGCTAAAAAATATATTTTCTCAGATGGAAAGCTTTTTCCATGGAAAAAGTTCTGGTTTAGATCCGTTAAATAGCTATTTGAGTATTCCGATTTTAATTAATTCTAAAGATAATATTGAAGCAACCGGAATTCCGACTCAAAGCTTTGACGGAAAAGGTGCTGTATTTTTATTAGACTCAGGAATTGTTGGTGAAACGGCTCCTATGGTAAATATTTTTATGGAAAACCTAAAAGACAAAGGTTTCCGCACGATGCTTAAAAATCAGTTTGTTAAATATACAGATGCCTGCGTAGAAAACTTTCTGCATGGAGATATGAAATCGCTGTTTACCAATACTAAGAAGCTTTCTAAGGTTGTATTAAACAACTTTAAACCAATGATTCCGGAACAATTTCACGGAATCTGGCAGCACGGAATTGATACTAACGATTATTACTTAAAACTTTGCGGTTCTGGTGGAGGCGGTTATATTCTTGGCTTTACCGAAGATTTAGAACGCGCAAAAGCATCTTTGAAAGATTACAAACTAGAAGTAGTTTATCAATTTTAA
- a CDS encoding DUF502 domain-containing protein → MKSILKIIKATFLGGILFLVPLVVLLVFLEKGYGIIQKTTLPIVNNFPKINVLGIALQELIGILIIILICLFAGLLAKTVAARNLVQKLEDGVLSFVPGYSFMKSMNENILGFESNEDLKVILVPTDAGLQFAFLIEQISEEKFTVFIPDAPNPWSGSVVFVEKKDIQDIEITQKQALACIRKLGYGSKELLKNKL, encoded by the coding sequence ATGAAAAGTATTTTAAAGATTATCAAAGCAACTTTTTTAGGAGGAATTCTTTTTTTAGTACCATTAGTTGTTCTGTTGGTTTTTTTGGAAAAAGGATATGGAATAATTCAAAAAACCACGCTCCCTATTGTAAATAACTTTCCAAAAATTAATGTTTTAGGAATTGCACTTCAGGAACTTATTGGAATATTGATTATTATTCTTATTTGCTTATTTGCGGGATTGCTGGCAAAAACTGTGGCTGCCAGGAATCTGGTTCAAAAATTAGAAGACGGTGTTTTGAGTTTTGTTCCCGGATATTCATTTATGAAAAGCATGAATGAAAATATTTTAGGTTTTGAATCTAATGAAGACTTAAAAGTAATCCTGGTCCCTACTGATGCCGGCTTGCAATTTGCTTTTTTAATAGAACAAATAAGTGAAGAGAAATTTACAGTCTTTATTCCGGATGCGCCAAATCCATGGAGCGGATCTGTAGTTTTTGTAGAAAAAAAAGACATCCAGGATATTGAAATTACACAAAAACAGGCTCTGGCTTGTATTAGAAAACTAGGTTATGGTTCTAAAGAATTGTTAAAAAACAAACTCTAA
- a CDS encoding geranylgeranylglycerol-phosphate geranylgeranyltransferase: MLSRQHKLIVMKIVSLFSVVRGYNIPIIILAQYLSAIFILAPEKRALDILLDFYLFLIVFASAITIASGYIINNFYDSQKDLINRPNKSMLDRLVSQKTKLTVYFSLNFIAVLMASIVSWRAFLFFSGYIFLIWFYSHKIKKYPFVGNLTAALMAVTPFFAILLYFYNSISFEEIENHMSHFMVISAHAVFLFLLLLIREMIKDLENLKGDLANDYRTIPIIYSEKVSKQIITILTFLTVFPVYILVNIYDVGYMDIYFYICFGVLLFFLIYLWRSNSKEHFLILHNVLKFLIVSGVFCIVLINPSVLWHGRQLISNF, encoded by the coding sequence ATGTTAAGCAGACAGCACAAACTTATAGTAATGAAAATTGTTAGTTTGTTTTCTGTCGTGCGTGGTTACAATATTCCGATCATTATTCTGGCACAATATTTATCGGCTATTTTTATTCTCGCTCCCGAGAAAAGAGCACTTGATATCTTACTTGATTTTTATTTATTTCTAATTGTTTTTGCATCTGCAATTACAATTGCTTCAGGATATATTATCAATAATTTTTACGACAGCCAAAAGGATTTAATAAACAGACCAAACAAATCGATGCTGGATCGTTTAGTGAGTCAAAAGACAAAACTAACCGTTTATTTTAGTCTAAATTTTATAGCTGTATTAATGGCTTCCATTGTTTCATGGCGTGCTTTTTTGTTCTTTTCAGGCTATATTTTTTTGATTTGGTTTTACTCCCATAAAATAAAAAAATATCCATTTGTTGGCAATTTAACAGCCGCACTTATGGCAGTAACTCCTTTTTTTGCCATTCTGTTATATTTCTACAATTCGATTTCGTTTGAAGAAATTGAAAATCATATGAGTCATTTTATGGTTATTTCGGCGCATGCTGTATTCCTGTTTTTATTGCTTCTAATTCGCGAAATGATAAAAGATTTAGAAAATCTGAAAGGCGATTTAGCTAATGATTATCGCACGATCCCTATTATTTACAGCGAAAAAGTTTCTAAACAAATTATTACCATTTTGACTTTTTTAACGGTCTTTCCGGTTTATATTCTAGTTAATATTTATGATGTTGGGTATATGGATATTTACTTTTATATCTGTTTTGGAGTATTATTATTTTTCCTGATTTATCTATGGAGATCAAATTCTAAAGAACATTTTTTAATACTTCATAATGTTTTGAAATTTCTGATTGTTTCGGGAGTTTTCTGCATTGTTTTGATTAATCCGAGTGTTTTGTGGCATGGACGTCAATTGATTTCTAATTTCTAA